The Rhodococcus sp. X156 genome window below encodes:
- a CDS encoding DJ-1/PfpI family protein, with protein sequence MSAQIVLFDGFDPLDVIAPFEVLAAGSDAVGGELTVELVSAEGPRPVVSGTHGLVFTATATLDPELPGYVVVPGASGPVEGDPDDGAETIPVLLARFAGSAAAELLRRALDNPAVTVAGVCGGALALAMAGLIEGRHAVTHHLGMDVLEATGVNAVRARVVDDGDLVTCGGVTSGLDLALHLLDREHGPAVAHAVEEMFEHERRGIVWRPGHREPTPF encoded by the coding sequence CTGTCCGCCCAGATCGTCTTGTTCGACGGGTTCGACCCGCTTGATGTCATCGCTCCGTTCGAGGTGCTGGCGGCCGGTAGCGACGCAGTCGGCGGCGAGCTGACCGTTGAGCTGGTGTCGGCCGAGGGGCCGCGACCGGTGGTCTCGGGCACCCACGGCCTGGTGTTCACCGCGACGGCCACGCTCGACCCCGAGCTCCCCGGCTACGTCGTCGTCCCCGGCGCCTCCGGGCCCGTGGAGGGCGACCCCGACGACGGCGCTGAGACGATCCCCGTCCTGCTCGCGCGGTTCGCCGGCAGCGCCGCCGCCGAGCTGCTGCGCCGCGCGCTGGACAACCCTGCGGTGACGGTCGCCGGGGTGTGCGGTGGCGCGCTCGCACTGGCGATGGCCGGCCTGATCGAGGGTCGCCACGCCGTGACGCACCACCTCGGCATGGACGTGCTGGAGGCGACCGGGGTCAACGCTGTTCGCGCCCGCGTGGTCGACGACGGCGACCTGGTCACCTGCGGGGGCGTCACCTCCGGGCTGGACCTGGCCCTGCACCTGCTCGACCGCGAGCACGGGCCCGCCGTCGCGCACGCGGTGGAGGAGATGTTCGAGCACGAGCGCCGCGGCATCGTGTGGCGCCCCGGGCACCGTGAGCCCACCCCGTTCTGA
- a CDS encoding NlpC/P60 family protein yields MPWLHSGRIDAPRRRAPQAVLALLASLLVLVGVASPAAAQPDPTPPPNPGDGQLNEAAEAAQRKADELTRLAGQLTSAQTQLVELHNQLALTMETANKALVDHTAAQQAATSAATAATVSGLSVLLAKASLDDANARAARFALGSFQQGSTISSFSAYMAANSPDELLDRVALLNAVGGSQLEVMKGLDAARQSTADADARAVASKAQADTAAADAGRAKQTADAAMQQASKAQASQLARAKQLESQAARAQYDLQVAADTANGLQRQRASFEQWDAQRRAQQAAADRQAAEQARQAIASINGSLESVPATPAAQAVIRRAATQLGQPYSWGGGSYTGPTVGIRDGGVADTFGDYAKVGFDCSGLMMYAFAAVGIQLPHYSGYQYQSGRQVPLAEMQPGDMVFYGPSGIHHVALYIGAGKMIEAPESGKFVTVSNVRTDGLVPYAVRMT; encoded by the coding sequence GTGCCTTGGCTCCATTCTGGGCGGATTGACGCTCCCCGTCGCCGCGCGCCCCAAGCGGTCCTCGCCCTGCTCGCGTCCCTGCTGGTGCTGGTGGGCGTGGCCAGCCCCGCCGCCGCCCAGCCCGACCCCACGCCGCCGCCCAACCCGGGCGACGGCCAGCTCAACGAGGCCGCCGAGGCCGCGCAGCGCAAGGCCGACGAGCTCACTCGCCTGGCGGGGCAGCTGACCTCCGCGCAGACGCAGCTGGTGGAGCTGCACAACCAGCTGGCGCTGACGATGGAGACCGCCAACAAGGCGCTGGTGGACCACACCGCCGCCCAGCAGGCAGCGACGTCGGCGGCCACCGCGGCCACCGTGTCCGGGCTGTCGGTGCTGCTGGCCAAGGCGTCCCTGGACGACGCCAACGCCCGGGCCGCTCGATTCGCCCTGGGCAGCTTTCAGCAGGGCAGCACCATCAGCTCGTTCAGCGCCTACATGGCGGCCAACAGCCCCGACGAGCTGCTCGACCGGGTGGCCCTGCTCAACGCCGTGGGCGGCAGCCAGCTCGAGGTGATGAAGGGCCTGGACGCCGCCCGCCAGTCCACCGCCGACGCCGACGCGCGAGCGGTGGCCAGCAAGGCCCAGGCCGACACCGCCGCGGCCGATGCCGGCAGGGCCAAGCAGACCGCCGACGCCGCCATGCAGCAGGCCAGCAAGGCCCAGGCCAGCCAGCTGGCGCGGGCCAAGCAACTGGAGAGCCAGGCGGCACGGGCGCAGTACGACCTGCAGGTGGCGGCGGACACCGCCAACGGCCTGCAGCGGCAGCGGGCCAGCTTCGAGCAGTGGGACGCCCAGCGCCGCGCCCAGCAGGCCGCCGCCGACCGCCAGGCGGCCGAGCAGGCCCGGCAGGCGATCGCCAGCATCAACGGCTCGCTGGAGAGCGTCCCGGCCACCCCGGCGGCGCAGGCTGTGATCCGCCGGGCCGCCACCCAGCTGGGCCAGCCGTACTCCTGGGGCGGCGGTAGCTACACCGGCCCCACGGTGGGCATCCGCGACGGCGGGGTGGCCGACACCTTCGGCGACTACGCCAAGGTGGGCTTCGACTGCTCCGGGCTGATGATGTACGCCTTTGCCGCGGTGGGCATCCAGCTGCCGCACTACTCCGGCTACCAGTACCAGTCGGGCCGGCAGGTGCCGCTGGCGGAGATGCAGCCCGGCGATATGGTCTTCTACGGCCCGTCCGGCATCCACCACGTGGCGCTGTACATCGGGGCGGGCAAGATGATCGAGGCGCCCGAGTCGGGCAAGTTCGTGACGGTGTCGAACGTGCGCACCGACGGTTTGGTGCCCTACGCCGTGCGGATGACCTGA
- a CDS encoding helix-turn-helix domain-containing protein, which translates to MHTVVVLALPDVIAFDLATPVEVFGHARLPDGRPAYRVVVCAEQPTVQAGPLRISVDAGLEALARADTIVVPGRNRLDAPASPAVLDALRSGAGRGTRIASICVGAFTLAEAGLLDGQRATTHWRAAEMLARSYPQVSVDADVLYVDNGGVLTSAGAAAGLDLCLHMVRRDHGTAVAAHVSRVSVAPLHRSGGQAQFIVRNPPSYQVASLEDVLAWIEENAHRELTLADLAAAAHTSGRTLNRRFHAETGQSPMEWLTGVRIRHAQELLETTDHGVERIAQQVGFASPSSFRTHFRRLAGTSPKEYRATFTGRVRPEAEAEQAGLRA; encoded by the coding sequence GTGCACACCGTCGTGGTCCTGGCTCTGCCCGACGTGATCGCCTTCGATCTGGCCACCCCGGTCGAAGTGTTCGGCCACGCTCGACTGCCCGACGGACGACCCGCCTACCGGGTCGTCGTCTGCGCGGAGCAGCCGACCGTGCAGGCGGGGCCGCTGCGCATCAGCGTTGACGCAGGGCTGGAGGCGCTCGCGCGGGCCGACACGATCGTGGTGCCGGGCCGCAACCGCCTCGACGCTCCGGCCAGCCCCGCGGTGCTCGACGCGCTGCGGTCCGGGGCCGGGCGCGGCACCCGCATCGCGTCCATCTGCGTCGGCGCGTTCACCCTGGCCGAGGCCGGGCTGCTCGACGGGCAGCGCGCGACGACCCACTGGCGCGCCGCCGAGATGCTGGCTCGCTCGTATCCGCAGGTCTCGGTGGACGCCGACGTGCTCTACGTCGACAACGGGGGCGTGCTCACCTCGGCCGGAGCCGCCGCCGGCCTGGACCTCTGCCTGCACATGGTGCGACGCGACCACGGCACCGCGGTCGCCGCCCACGTCTCCCGGGTCTCGGTCGCACCCCTGCACCGCAGCGGCGGACAAGCACAGTTCATCGTCCGCAACCCGCCGTCGTACCAGGTCGCCTCGCTGGAGGACGTGCTGGCCTGGATCGAGGAGAACGCCCACCGGGAGCTGACGCTGGCCGACCTCGCCGCTGCCGCGCACACCAGCGGGCGCACGCTCAACCGGCGCTTCCACGCGGAGACGGGCCAGAGCCCGATGGAGTGGCTCACCGGAGTGCGCATCCGCCACGCCCAGGAGCTGCTGGAGACCACCGACCACGGCGTCGAGCGCATCGCCCAGCAGGTCGGCTTCGCCAGCCCCAGCAGCTTCCGCACCCACTTCCGTCGGCTCGCGGGCACCAGCCCCAAGGAGTACCGCGCCACGTTCACCGGACGCGTGCGCCCCGAAGCCGAGGCAGAGCAGGCCGGGCTCAGGGCGTGA